DNA from Nocardioides yefusunii:
CGGTGTCCACGAAACGCTGGTGCCAGCTCAGGGCCTCGTCCAGCAGGTGCGGGGTGTGCAGCGCGTTCGGACGGGCCTTCTCGGCACGCTCCACGTAGTCGAGCAGCGCGTCCTTGTAGTCGGGGTGCGCGCAGTTCTCGATCACGACGCGGGCACGGCGACGCGGCGACAGGCCGCGCAGGTCGGCAAGACCCTGCTCGGTGACGATCACCATGACGTCGTGCTCGGTGTGGTCGACGTGGGAGGCCATCGGGACGATCGTGGAGATCGAGCCGTTCTTGGCCGTCGACGGCGAGAGGAACATGTTGAGGAAGGCGTTGCGGGTGAAGTCGCCCGAGCCGCCGATGCCGTTCATCATCTGCGAGCCCATGACGTGAGTGGAGTTCACGTGGCCGTAGATGTCGGCCTCGATCATGCCGTTCATGCAGATCAGGCCGAGGCGACGGATCAGCTCGGGGTGGTTGGAGATCTCCTCGGCGCGCAGGACGAGCTTGCCGCGGTACTTCTCGATGTCGCGGTTGAAGCGCTCTGCGCCCAGGTCGGAGAGACCGAACGAGGTGGCCGAGGCGAACGCCAGGGTGCCGTCGTCGAGCAGGTCGAGCATGCCGTCCTGCAGGACCTCGGTGTAGGCCGAGAGGCCGTTGAACTCGCTGTTGCCCAGGCCCGCGAGGACCGCGTTGGCGACGTTGCCGACACCGGACTGGATCGGCAGGAGGGAGGCGGGCATGCGGCCGGCCGCGACCTCGTGGCGCAGGAAGTCGACGACGTGCTCACCGATGGCGGTGGAGGCGGCGTCGATCGGCGCGAACGGAGAGTTGCGGTCGGGAGCGTGGGTCTCCACCACAGCGACGACCTTGTCGAGGTCGACGCGCAGGTAGGGCTCACCGATGAGCTGGTCGACCTGGGTCAGCGGGATCGGCTGACGGTGCGGCGGCAGCGCGGTCTTGTAGTAGACGTCGTGGAAGCCCTCGAACGCCCGCGGCTGCCAGTCGTTGACCTCGATGATGACCTTGTCGGCCTGGTCGAGCCACGTCTTGTTGTTGCCGACCGACGACGACGGCACGAGGCGTCCGTCGGGCAGGATCGCAGCGACCTCGATGACGGCGACGTCCAGGTTGCCGTAGAAGCCGAACCACATGTGCTGGGCGGAGTGGCTCAGGTGCGGGTCGAGGTAGTCGACCTCACCGGAGTTGATCGCGCGACGCAGCGTCGGGTCCGAGGCGTACGGCAGACGACGGTTCAGCGCGTGGGCCTCGGCGAGGACACCGTCCACCACGGGAGAGGTGGAGGCACCGGTCCAGAGGTCGATGCGGAACTCGTCGCCCCGGGCGTGGTGAGCCTTCGCGCGCTCGGCAATGGCCGTCGGCAGTTCCTTGGGGCAGCCGGCACCGGTGAAACCGCTCATGCCGACGCGGTCACCCGCCTGGATGAAGGTCGCTGCCTGCTCAGCAGACATGACCTTGTTCTGCAGCACGGAACAGGAGATGCGCTCGCTCACCTGTTGATCCTCTCACTCACTTGACTACTTGTAAGCAGTCGGACGGCGCGAACGCACGCCCCTCGTGAGGGCACACGTGTCGACGCTGACACGATTGAAGGAACCATTCAGCCACTGTTCGGCCGAACACGAACCCCCCGAACGGGTGGACCATGACCACGGTCACTCCGCCCCGGTGACCGGCACCACTGACAAGTGCCCACCCAGTATGGGATCACGCGCGAAAAGGTGACCGCTGCGTGACCGGCGCGCACCCCGTTCCGTGACCGGACGATCCGTTGCCCGGGGCCCTCAGCGGGTCGCGAGGTACTGCAGCTGCGCCCGCACGGAGAGTTCGGCCGCTCCCCACAGCACCGGGTCGACGTCGGCGTAGACGTTCTCGACGACGGTGCGGGCGTCCACCTCGGCGACGTGTGCGTCGAGCGCGACGACTGCGGCCTCCACCTGCGCGAGCCGCGCCTGGCGATGACTGACGTAGAAGTCGAGGACCGCCAGGGCGTCGTCGATGACCGGACCGTGCCCGGGCAGCACCCGGGCGACGTCGTGGGCCTCGGCGAGGTCGCGGAGCCGATCGAGGGAGTCGAGGTAGGCGCCGAGCTGGCCGTCAGGATGCGCGACGACGGTGGTACCGCGCCCCAGCACGGTGTCGCCGGTGAGGACGGCACTGTCGCCGGGCAGCCAGAACGAGAGGGAGTCGGCGGTGTGGCCGGGCGTGGCGACGACGTGCACCTCGAGGCCGTCGACCTCGACGACGTCGCCGTCACCGAGACCTTCGGAACCGAGGACGTGCGCGGGGTCGAGGGCCCGGACACCGCAGCCCATCCGCTCGGCGAACTCCCTCGCCGCCTCGGAGTGGTCGAGGTGGTGGTGAGTCAGGAGAACCGCACCGACATCCCCTGCGACCTCGGCAATTGCGTCCAGGTGAGTCAGGATCGACGGTCCTGGGTCGACGACGACGCTGCGTCGCGCCCCCGGCTCGCGCAGCACCCAGGTGTTGGTGCCGTCGAGCGTCATCATGGTCGGGTTGGGCGCGAGGACGCACTGCGCACGCTCACCGAACGCGCCGCCGGCCCACTCCCCGAACGGGACCGCACCGGACTGGTTCCAGCTCACGACCAACGCTCCAGGATCAGGTCGACGAACTCGGGGTGTTCACTCAGCACGACGTCGCCGTCCTCGTCCGTCTCGGGGGTGGGGGTGAACATCGTGACGGTGCGCGACGCGGTGGCTTCCAGCGCCTCTGCCGCGGAACCGAACCGAGCGACGTCCAGGCAGGTCAGGTAGGTGGGCGGCAGCATCATCACGCGTCCGGCCTCGGCCTCGGCCAACGCTGTCAGCGGGGCGTGCCACTCGACGGCGGACGCCTCGGTGGAGACGTCACGGGTCACCTGACCGGCGGGCAGAGCGGCCAGGAAGAACCAGGTGCGGAAGCGTCGGGGCTCGAACTCCGGGGTGGTCCAGCCGGAGATCACGCCGAGCAGGTCGCTGCGCAGGACGAGACCGCGGCGGCTCAGGAAGTCGGCGAAGTGCAGTTCGTGCGCCTCCAACGCGCGACGGTCAGCTTCCCAGTCGTCACCGCTGGTGTCGGCGACCACCGACGTCGCATCGGGCCCGGCGAGCAGGACGCCGGACTCCTCGAACGTCTCCCGCACTGCTGCACAGACCAGCGCGCGGGCGGTGTCGGTGTCGGTGCCCAGGCGGACCGCCCACTCCGCAGGCGCCGGACCGGCCCAACTCACGTGCGCGTCGGCGTCACGCGGGTCGACGCCGCCGCCGGGGAAGACCCACATGCCGCCGGCGAACGCCATCGTCTTCTGCCGCCGCATCAGGTAGATCTCCGGGCTCGCACCGTCCGCGCCCGGTCGCATCAGGACGACAGTGGCGGCGTTGCGTGGCTCCACGGGGGTCTTCTCCCCCGACGCGTACGCGAGGATCGCGCTCTTGAGCGGCTCGGGCAGGGGCATGCGCTTCACGGGGGCTCCTCACACGACGGGGGACGGCCTACGGCCGCACTGCCCGGAGACTAACGCCAACGCGTCAGGGGCAGGCCCGGTGATCGGACCTGCCCCTGACGGACGTGCTGGTGCTGCCGAAGCAGGCGGTTCGATCAGACCTCGACGGTGATCTCGACCTCGACCGGGACGTCGAGCGGGAGCACCGCGACGCCGACGGCGGAACGGGCGTGGACGCCGCGCTCGCCGAAGACCTTGCCGAGCAGCTCGGAGGCGCCGTTGGCGACCTGCGGCTGACCGGTGAAGTCGGGGGTGGAAGCGACGAAGGCGACGACCTTGACGACGCGCTTCACCAGCGCGAGGTCACCGATCTCGGCCTTCACCGCGGCGATGGCGTTGAGGGTGCACTGCTGGGCAGCCTCGACGGCGAGCTCGACCGAGACGGTGTCGCCGACCTTGCCGGTGGCGATCGGGACGCCGGCACGGACGGGGATCTGGCCCGACGTCATGACGAGGTTGCCGGTGCGGATCGCGGGGACGTACGCCGCGACGGGCTTGGCGACCTCGGGGACCGCCAGACCGAGCTCGGCGAGAGCGTCCTCGGGGTGGATCTCGTAGAGACCCATCAGTCGTCCAGCGGGCGCTTCAGGAAGGCGACGAGGCCACCCTGGGCGTTGGTGTGGATGGCGACGAGCTCCCAGCCGTCGGCACCGAAGTTGTTGAGCATGAGCGCTTCGTTGTGGAGCGGAATGGGCGCCACCTGGTACTGCCACTTGGTCATGGGAGAACCCTACCTGCGCGCGCCCGCGCGAGGCTCCACCGAGCGGGCCGTGAACGGGCCGGTCCAGCGCACGCAGCAGGTGCTCAGTCCGTGCGCCCAGCCAGGTGCTCAGTCCGGGGTGAGGGAGGC
Protein-coding regions in this window:
- a CDS encoding acetyl-CoA hydrolase/transferase family protein, which codes for MSERISCSVLQNKVMSAEQAATFIQAGDRVGMSGFTGAGCPKELPTAIAERAKAHHARGDEFRIDLWTGASTSPVVDGVLAEAHALNRRLPYASDPTLRRAINSGEVDYLDPHLSHSAQHMWFGFYGNLDVAVIEVAAILPDGRLVPSSSVGNNKTWLDQADKVIIEVNDWQPRAFEGFHDVYYKTALPPHRQPIPLTQVDQLIGEPYLRVDLDKVVAVVETHAPDRNSPFAPIDAASTAIGEHVVDFLRHEVAAGRMPASLLPIQSGVGNVANAVLAGLGNSEFNGLSAYTEVLQDGMLDLLDDGTLAFASATSFGLSDLGAERFNRDIEKYRGKLVLRAEEISNHPELIRRLGLICMNGMIEADIYGHVNSTHVMGSQMMNGIGGSGDFTRNAFLNMFLSPSTAKNGSISTIVPMASHVDHTEHDVMVIVTEQGLADLRGLSPRRRARVVIENCAHPDYKDALLDYVERAEKARPNALHTPHLLDEALSWHQRFVDTGTMQKQA
- a CDS encoding MBL fold metallo-hydrolase — its product is MSWNQSGAVPFGEWAGGAFGERAQCVLAPNPTMMTLDGTNTWVLREPGARRSVVVDPGPSILTHLDAIAEVAGDVGAVLLTHHHLDHSEAAREFAERMGCGVRALDPAHVLGSEGLGDGDVVEVDGLEVHVVATPGHTADSLSFWLPGDSAVLTGDTVLGRGTTVVAHPDGQLGAYLDSLDRLRDLAEAHDVARVLPGHGPVIDDALAVLDFYVSHRQARLAQVEAAVVALDAHVAEVDARTVVENVYADVDPVLWGAAELSVRAQLQYLATR
- a CDS encoding NUDIX hydrolase, with protein sequence MPLPEPLKSAILAYASGEKTPVEPRNAATVVLMRPGADGASPEIYLMRRQKTMAFAGGMWVFPGGGVDPRDADAHVSWAGPAPAEWAVRLGTDTDTARALVCAAVRETFEESGVLLAGPDATSVVADTSGDDWEADRRALEAHELHFADFLSRRGLVLRSDLLGVISGWTTPEFEPRRFRTWFFLAALPAGQVTRDVSTEASAVEWHAPLTALAEAEAGRVMMLPPTYLTCLDVARFGSAAEALEATASRTVTMFTPTPETDEDGDVVLSEHPEFVDLILERWS
- a CDS encoding RidA family protein; protein product: MGLYEIHPEDALAELGLAVPEVAKPVAAYVPAIRTGNLVMTSGQIPVRAGVPIATGKVGDTVSVELAVEAAQQCTLNAIAAVKAEIGDLALVKRVVKVVAFVASTPDFTGQPQVANGASELLGKVFGERGVHARSAVGVAVLPLDVPVEVEITVEV